The DNA region agtgtagtccttatccatacctacaactttgccgaagacaccaaattgataaaaaaattcttcaaatgatacagatttttgaatttttatttatcacttttgtatggacaactgctaaatttgtatggaatattataaAGACAtcaaaggcatcaaaaaagtttcagccggattaacaataacaaaaaaatacgaatgaccgaaatctcagagaattgctcttctgtTGACATAGCAAATGcattaaaaatggaaaatgaaattttaaaatcgtagagaactatcGTTTCCAATAATTTACAattacatttataaaaaaaaatgcgttctaAAGCAAAAACAACCAATTGCAGACTTCCAGGACATTCACGTGATGATCTTCATCGGTTTTGCGTTCCTGATGACCTTCCTGAAGCGTTACGGATTCAGTGCCTCCGGGTTGAACCTGCTGGTGGGCGCCCTGGTCATCCAGTGGGCCATCATTATGCGCGGATGTTACGAAATGGAGGACGGCCGGATTCCACTCTCGTTGGAAAATCTAATTGGGGCGGACATTGCCGCGGCGGCCGTACTGATCAGCATGGGAGCACTGTTGGGCCGGACGACGCCGATGCAACTGCTGATCATGGGAATCTTTGAAATTGCGATTTTTGCGGCGAATGAGTACTTGCAGCTGGACTTGATGAAGGTGGCGGATGTCGGGGGTTCAATTACGGTGCACGCCTTTGGGGCTTACTTTGGGCTGGCGGTTAGCTTTGTGATGAGACCGTCGAAGGAGAACGCCAAGGCGGGACCGATGGAGGGCTCTTCTTACAGTTCGGATATAACTGCCATGATCGGAACGATCTTCCTGTGGATCTTTTGGCCAAGCTTCAACTCGGCGCTGGTCGACGGTGCCGACCAGGAACGTGCCATCATCAATACGTATCTTTCGCTGGCGGGAGCGACCGTGACTACGTTTGCCATTTCGGCGTTGGTGTCCCACGAGAAGAAGTTCGACATGGTCCATGTCCAGAACTCGACGCTGGCAGGTGGCGTTGCCGTTGGATCGATTTGCAACCTGATGATTCATCCGTTTGGAGCGCTGCTGGTTGGAGTTATTGCTGGGGTGATCTCCGTTTTGGGATACCGATTCTTGACACCGGCGATGCTGTCCGGCGGCCTTCGACTGTCTGACACGTGCGGCGTCAACAATCTGCACGGAATGCCAGCCCTGCTGTCGGCCATCTTCTCCGCCATC from Culex quinquefasciatus strain JHB chromosome 3, VPISU_Cqui_1.0_pri_paternal, whole genome shotgun sequence includes:
- the LOC6044685 gene encoding ammonium transporter Rh type A isoform X1, which gives rise to MHTPGSSVAGYGLLLVVQIVFVIVFGFFTDYSKELLPKNGTGNGLEASHGAAEEKYLPKYPHFQDIHVMIFIGFAFLMTFLKRYGFSASGLNLLVGALVIQWAIIMRGCYEMEDGRIPLSLENLIGADIAAAAVLISMGALLGRTTPMQLLIMGIFEIAIFAANEYLQLDLMKVADVGGSITVHAFGAYFGLAVSFVMRPSKENAKAGPMEGSSYSSDITAMIGTIFLWIFWPSFNSALVDGADQERAIINTYLSLAGATVTTFAISALVSHEKKFDMVHVQNSTLAGGVAVGSICNLMIHPFGALLVGVIAGVISVLGYRFLTPAMLSGGLRLSDTCGVNNLHGMPALLSAIFSAIYASMATTETYGSSLTTIFPAMAPAVNSTMGGHESEEFVIGGFGRTAAKQGAYQLLAILLTVLIAIVGGLFTGLVLRCNLFGAVLPARHQFRDDPWWNVEPLETTVESVVTVPRAEPPPVAVTSKQA
- the LOC6044685 gene encoding ammonium transporter Rh type A isoform X2, which codes for MHTPGSSVAGYGLLLVVQIVFVIVFGFFTDYSKELLPKNGTGNGLEASHGAAEEKYLPKYPHFQDIHVMIFIGFAFLMTFLKRYGFSASGLNLLVGALVIQWAIIMRGCYEMEDGRIPLSLENLIGADIAAAAVLISMGALLGRTTPMQLLIMGIFEIAIFAANEYLQLDLMKVADVGGSITVHAFGAYFGLAVSFVMRPSKENAKAGPMEGSSYSSDITAMIGTIFLWIFWPSFNSALVDGADQERAIINTYLSLAGATVTTFAISALVSHEKKFDMVHVQNSTLAGGVAVGSICNLMIHPFGALLVGVIAGVISVLGYRFLTPAMLSGGLRLSDTCGVNNLHGMPALLSAIFSAIYASMATTETYGSSLTTIFPAMAPAVNSTMGGHESEEFVIGGFGRTAAKQGAYQLLAILLTVLIAIVGGLFTGLVLKSPSVRQLEKDELHKDETYWETPSEASGATTNTAIPTVASSIS